TCATCCAAAGGATCCGAATGACCAGTTGGGGAAAATGTGAAGTTCTAGGGCGGGTTTTTGACGTTCGCGACGACGCCCAGCAGGGCATCCCCAAAATCCCTGCTGGGCGTAAATCGTGACAGTGTGTCCTCGCAGGTGCGAGGGATAGTTCAAGCTGCTGGAGCAATCAGATCAGCAGCTTGTAGGCAGTCTCGAAGCTGCCGCTGGCCTTTTCCAGCACAATCTTGATCTGGGCCCGGGTCATGCCCTTGGACTTGACCTTGGTCCAGAAGGATGAAATCCAGTCGACCGATCCATCGCGGCGGGTAATGAACCTGGGATCGCTGCCACCGGATGCCGCGCGCCCGGCAGAGTCGCCGTCGGTGCCGTTGTTGGCGCGCTCCACCGGCCTGCGCCGCAGAGGCACGACGACAGGCGTCTGCTCGACGGCAGCCGGCTCGCTCAACAGCATCCCGATGTCGCGAACCCGGATGTAAGCCAGGATGGTCAGGGCCCAGCGACGGGCGTCGTACAGGGCGTACCCTGTAAAAACCTCATGTGATGCCATTTGGTGCTAGAAAACGTGCCAAACTGGCCTTGTAGGCAGTATACTCATCCTTCATTTCGGAACCGCAAATGAGGATGAAGACATGATTTGGTACATCTTTGCGCAGTTGTATTCGACACTAATTGAGCTACTGCGCCTCTCACGAATATCAGCAGATGAAAAAGATCTTGAAATCCTGGTTCTACGCCAGCAATTGGATGTGATGGAGCGTAAGAACAATCAGGTGGTCAGGCCGAGCAAGGAAGAAAAATGGTCGTTGGCTGTGTTGGCGGCGGCGTTGAAAAAACGAGGTCGTTTGACAACCAGTCAACTGGGGAGGGTGATATACGCATCTTCAAGCCAGAGACGGTGATCGGCTGGCATCGGGAACTGGTGCGACGCAAGTGGAAACAGAAACCTGTTGATGCCGGCGGCAGACCACCGATCGGCAAAGAGTTGAGCGAACTGATCGTGCGCTTGGCGAAGGAGAATACGCGCTGGGGCTATGGCAAGATCGCTGGCGAGCTGCAGAAGCTGGGCTATGATGTCTCAGAAAGCACGGTACGCAATGTCCTCAAAGCGCATGATATCTTGCCAGCACCGGTGCGATTTGGTTCGATAGGTTGGCGCAAACTGATGGGACACTACAAATATCAACTGCTGGCCTGCGATTTCTTCACCGTGGAGACGATACGCATGCAGACGCTGTATGTGCTCTTCTTCATCGAGTTGGGAACGAGACGGGTCTACTTGGCCGGCGTTACTGAGCACCCTGATGGCGTCTGGGTGGCGCAGCAGGCTACCTCACGGACCGCCTGCTGGCGCCGGAACACGGTGTGGCTGCTGGATGAGCGTGAGGCTGAGTCAGATTTGCGATGTTTGATCAGAGACAATGACAAGAAATTCACCATGTCGTTCGATGCTGTATTCGAGTCCGAAGGGGTGAAAATTCTGCGCACGCCTTACCAGGCGCCTAACGCGAATTCACACGCTGAGCGCTGGGTGCGGACAGCCCGCGATGAGTGTTTGGACCACATTTTGATCTTGAATGAAGCCCATCTCCGGCGTACTCTGAACGAGTTTTCTGCATATTACAATACCAGGCGTCCCCACCAGGGATTAGATCAGCAATCGCCAGTGGCCAGAACGCCCCCAGAAGATACAGGTCCCGTGGCATGTCGCCAAGTATTGGGTGGCATCATCCACGATTACTACAGAGCACCGAATAATTTGGCGACACAATCCGTGTGAGTTTGGGAGTGGGGAGTGAATGGAAGATTATAAGGACAACCGGAGCTGATGACTCGGGCGCCTTGGTTATTGCGTGATGATCGAAGTATCAATCCTTTCTGATACTCAATGAAATGGTGCTTCCCTTCGACGCGTCAGTTTTGCGAATCCGATGCGCTAAACGGTCTAAGATATCGGTCTCAGACAGACCCAAAGCAGGATCAATCGGATGGGATGGGGTATTTGCACCCTACGGGTGTTTGGGGCTGGATGCGCGGTGCCCGCAGCTCCAGGTCAGGCCCGCGCGGGGTGGGGTAGAGGAGCCCGGAGCGCCGGCCGTCTTCCGGAGCGATGGAGTACTTCTGGCTGTTGCCGATGACCTGCATGAGATCATGAAGTCCTATTTCGATCCGCCTGCCTTCGGCCAGATAGAGCACTTCCATCAATGTGATCGCGGAAACGAAAACGTGATGTTGGCCTTGATCGGTCTCAGCGAGGATCTGTGAAGCCTGTCGCCCGAGAGCAGGATGCTGCCGCAGGTGGCCGTATCGTGTAAAAACATTGTTCGAACCAATTGGGAGTGGCAGGTTGCCAGGCTTGTTCAAGCCCGGTCGATTGCCGAAAAACTGCCGATGTATTGCCGATAAATTGCCGATAACCGGTAGGCGCGCTTGCGGCGGGAGGGCTCTGCTACTTCTAGAAAGCCAGCATTTACCCAATCTTGCATGAGATTGCGGGTCATGCGGTCGGACAAGCTCAGCGCCTGAGCCACATCCCTGGTGGTGATTTGCTCAGCCCTGCTGAACATGCCCAGGACGATGCGAGCGCGGCGGTCAAGCTGTCTTACGACTTCCGGTTCGGGGGGGAGGGGACGCTCAGCCAAGCGTAACGCTTCTTCCTGGGCCAATCTGAACACATGGGCCAAGGTGTCGATGAAATACGCCAGCCAGGGCGTCAGATCGGCATGCGCCCGGCCTTCGTAGTAGTTGTGGTGGGGATGCGTAACCAAAGCTTGATAGTAGCCTTCCAGGTCGCGGGCGTGATGTTCTTCCAGTGAGAAGTAGCCGTTTAGCCCATAGCTTCCCCGATGCAGGATGAGGGTAGCCAGCAGGCGGGCGGTGCGGCCATTGCCGTCGAAGTAGGGATGGATGGTCACAAACTGATAGTGGGCCAATCCGGCGATGATTGGCGCTGGAACGCCACCCTTTTCCGCTGCTTGCACCCAATTGACAAGACCCCGCATTAGCGCGGGCACATCCTTCGCTTCTGGCGGCATGAAGACGATAGCGCCACTGGCCATATCACGGATCATATTCTGGCCATCACGATAGGGAGTGGGGCGGGCTCGCTTGCCATGCTCGACCACAGCGTGGAGCCGTTGGATCAATGTTTCGGAGAGTGGCTTGCCCCGCGCCGCCCAGGTTTCCACGCGCGCGAGCGCCTCCCAGTAGTTACGCACTTCGGCAACGTCCCTTTCCCGGCCCTGGAAGGTGTGCGCTTCGTGGATGACCTGCTTCGCTTCTTCCAGGGTGAGGCGATTTCCTTCGATGCGAGTGGAGAAATGGGTGGAACGTATCTTTGCTCGCCGTCTCAACTCGGCCTGGGCAGTGGGCGGCAGAGGCGTATGCTCGACCACCGCCTTCGTCGCCTCGATGGCCATGAGCTGCTGAGCGATGGCCGGTGTGATGGTGTAGACGGGTTGCCAGGTGGTTGAATTCATCAGATTCTCAATGGATGATGTACTGGCAAATGCAAAGCAGTTCATCGTCATCCCAAGCAATGCGTTCCCAATATTGCTGTGTCGTTGGCCCAATCCCGGAGCGTTTCAGGCCGGTGGTGAAGTAGGTCTCGATGCCGGTGCTCAGGGGAAACTCCCGAACGACGATGCCCGGAACCGCGTCCAGGTTGAGCTGATCCTGGCCCAGGATCAGCTGGCCGGCTTTCTCCAGCAGCCGATCGGTGTTTGCCGGGTCCGTTCTTCGGGGGTTGACATGGGTGTGTGGTAAGAACGTTCTCAAGAGGACCACCCCGACAGATAAGAACAACTCGCGCGGACTGGTGTCGGGCGAGCCTGTGGTGACACAACGGGTGTTGCCGAGGTGCTCGCCCTCGGCTGCACGTTGGTGGCCTCGACAGTGTGCAAGACTGGTCGAGGCGTTTGTTTACAACTGAACAGATTATATGCGATTGGTGTCGAATCGGCAATCGCCCAGCTTCCTGGTGGTTTTTGTGCTTCTGGCGGGCGTGCCCTGTCTTTCGACATGGTCGAAGCGGGAGGATCTGGCCGGTACGAAGTCGTTAACGCAGCGACGCG
The window above is part of the Chloroflexota bacterium genome. Proteins encoded here:
- a CDS encoding integrase core domain-containing protein is translated as MVVGCVGGGVEKTRSFDNQSTGEGDIRIFKPETVIGWHRELVRRKWKQKPVDAGGRPPIGKELSELIVRLAKENTRWGYGKIAGELQKLGYDVSESTVRNVLKAHDILPAPVRFGSIGWRKLMGHYKYQLLACDFFTVETIRMQTLYVLFFIELGTRRVYLAGVTEHPDGVWVAQQATSRTACWRRNTVWLLDEREAESDLRCLIRDNDKKFTMSFDAVFESEGVKILRTPYQAPNANSHAERWVRTARDECLDHILILNEAHLRRTLNEFSAYYNTRRPHQGLDQQSPVARTPPEDTGPVACRQVLGGIIHDYYRAPNNLATQSV
- a CDS encoding Fic family protein produces the protein MNSTTWQPVYTITPAIAQQLMAIEATKAVVEHTPLPPTAQAELRRRAKIRSTHFSTRIEGNRLTLEEAKQVIHEAHTFQGRERDVAEVRNYWEALARVETWAARGKPLSETLIQRLHAVVEHGKRARPTPYRDGQNMIRDMASGAIVFMPPEAKDVPALMRGLVNWVQAAEKGGVPAPIIAGLAHYQFVTIHPYFDGNGRTARLLATLILHRGSYGLNGYFSLEEHHARDLEGYYQALVTHPHHNYYEGRAHADLTPWLAYFIDTLAHVFRLAQEEALRLAERPLPPEPEVVRQLDRRARIVLGMFSRAEQITTRDVAQALSLSDRMTRNLMQDWVNAGFLEVAEPSRRKRAYRLSAIYRQYIGSFSAIDRA